The Mycobacteriales bacterium genome includes the window CGCCGACGTCGCCGCAACGGCTGGCGCGACACCCGCCGCGTCGAGTCCGAGCCGCCCGGCGACGACCGTCCGGATGCGGTCTGCGCCGCCGGGGAGGTCGGCGATGCGCCATGCTGCGCCGCCGTGGGCCGCCCGATCTGCCATGAATGCCTCGGCGAACGCGATCATCACGGCGACCACGTCGGCAGTGGTCAGCCCGTTGACGCTCGCGCCGTCCGCGCCTAGTCGCGCGACGACGTCGGCGCCGAGCCCGGCGACGTCGCCTCGCCCGTCGTCGATCGCGAACAGGAACCGGCCGGGCAGATCGGCGAGTCCGGGCCGGGAACACAGCGCCGCATCCAGTGCCCGCACCAGCGGGTCCAGGTCCGGCCCTCCGTCGAGTCCGGCGAGCGGCGAAGCGAGGATGTTGCGCACCCGGTCGTGGCGGAGCGACGGCAACAGTCCGGCGGAGTCGAGCTCGGCAGTCAGTACGTCGGCGGCGTCGGCGGCGAGTGCCCGCAGCTGCACATTGCCCCGCGAGGTGAGCTCGATGCGGCCGTCACCGAGCTCGACAGCCAGCCGCGCCAGCACCCGCAGCTGCTCGCCGGAGACGAAGCCGCCGGGCAGACGGACCCGCGCCAGGTAGCCGTCGGCGGCCGCCACGAGCCGCAACGCACCCGGGCAACGGTCCGGCGCGGCGTGGCCGGGAGCAGAAGCCGGGATTCGCACGGGCGGATCGTACGTCAGGCCCTGACCCGGCCAGGGCCGCCCGGCGGCGGCCGGTGTGCGAGGCTGTCCGCCCTGTACCCGCGAGCCGGAGCCACCATGATCGTGCTGCTCTCCACCTCCGACACCGACCTGCTGTCGGCGCGGGCCAGCGACGCCGACTACCGCCTGGGCAACCCGTCGCGCCTCGCCGTCGAGGATCTCCCGCCGTTGCTGGACGGTGCGACTGCGGTCGTCGTGCGCATCCTCGGCGGCCCGCGCGCCTGGCAGGACGGTCTCGAGGCGGTGTTGGCGTCCGGCGTACCGACGGTCGTGCTCGGCGGTGAGGCGTCGCCGGACGCCGAGCTGATGGCGCTGTCGACGGTCGCTGGCGGCATCGTCGCCGAGGCGCACGCCTACCTCGCCCACGGCGGCCCGGCGAACCTGACGCAGCTCGCCCGCTTCCTGTCCGACGCGATCGCGCTCACCGGCGAGGGCTTCGAACCGCCGGTCGCCACACCGACCTGGGGGCTGCTCGACCGTCCGGCGGAGCCGACCTCGACCGGGCCGACCGTCGCGATCTTGTACTACCGGGCCCACCACGTCGCCGGGAACACCGGTTTCGTCGATGCGCTCGCCGACGCCGTCGAGACCGCGGGCGGTCGCGCACTGCCGGTGTTCTGCTCCTCGCTGCGGACGGCCGAGCCCGCACTGATCGACACGCTGCGGGCCGCCGACGCGATCGTGGTCACGGTGCTGGCTGCCGGCGGTTCGCTGCCCGCGGCGGCCGGTGCCGGGGGCAGCGACGAGGAGTGGGACGTCGGCGCGCTGGCTGCGCTCGACGTGCCGATCCTGCAAGGTCTGTGCCTGACCAGCTCGCGGGAGCAGTGGGCCGACAGCGACGAGGGCCTGACGCCGCTGGACTCCGCGACCCAGATCGCCATCCCGGAATTCGACGGCCGGCTGATCACCGTCCCGTTCTCCTTCAAGGAGGTCGGGCCGGACGGGCTGACCAGCTACGTCCCCGACCCCGAGCGTGCCGCGCGGGTCGCCGGGATCGCCGTCAAGCACGCGCGGCTCCGGCACATCCCGCCGGCCGAGCGGCGCGTCGTACTCATGCTGTCGGCGTACCCGACCAAGCACGCCCGGATCGGCAACGCCGTCGGTCTCGACACCCCGGCGTCGACCGTCGGACTGCTGGCGGCCCTGCGCGACGCCGGTTACGACATCGGCCGACCCGGCGAGCTGCCCGGTGTGGCCGAGGCAGGAGCAGTCGGGGACGGCGACGCCCTCATCCACGCGCTCATCGCCGCGGGCGGTCAGGACGAGCAGTGGCTCACCGAGGACCAGCTCGCCGGCAACCCGGTACGCATCGCCGCCGCCGAGTACGCCGCGTGGTTCGACTCCCTCGACCCCGCACTGCGTGACGCCGTCGTCGCGCACTGGGGGCCGCCGCCCGGCGAGCTGTTCGTCGACCGCTCCCGAGACCCCGCCGGCGAGATCGTGCTGGCCGCGCTGCGGGCCGGCAACGTGGTGGTGATGGTG containing:
- a CDS encoding precorrin-3B synthase, producing the protein MRIPASAPGHAAPDRCPGALRLVAAADGYLARVRLPGGFVSGEQLRVLARLAVELGDGRIELTSRGNVQLRALAADAADVLTAELDSAGLLPSLRHDRVRNILASPLAGLDGGPDLDPLVRALDAALCSRPGLADLPGRFLFAIDDGRGDVAGLGADVVARLGADGASVNGLTTADVVAVMIAFAEAFMADRAAHGGAAWRIADLPGGADRIRTVVAGRLGLDAAGVAPAVAATSARPVGPVGGSAAVLLAPLGRLDARQLSWLADRVAVRPARITPWRSVVVPDLTDVAAALAEAAGLGFGVDAGSPWLRVTACAGRPGCASALADVQADAAAFAARWPERIVHVSGCSRHCGRPAGTEIDVTATGQGYDVAPV